A genomic stretch from Lysobacter soyae includes:
- a CDS encoding GGDEF domain-containing protein — MAAPDKIMLELGAGGELVVARIRLAIAFLLFLPPIINTLSGGPGNENLIGFLGGAFAVFLGCIWYMLARERGRFPWLPWASTTYDITGVTLFLFLLSLHDRAAGLNSFVIWEFYLTNLLLTCLRNDARLTLFAGGLAILQYLALAQWIFANSSAEQLASVSYGTALWSTVGQRTVVLLVATIVAVTTVTRMHRLSKMSGTDSLTGIPNRNWFLHQAKQLIDSAMRARKPVCIAIIDLDHFKRINDEVGHQAGDDALIHAVSVIHGNVTAPDTVGRLGGEEFGLLIHADLETARTRVDRIRVALEQSRFQTPGAEQIIQVTLSSGIAHCDADGQSLTSLMGVADRRLRKAKSAGRNCVHHVD; from the coding sequence TTGGCAGCACCCGACAAAATCATGCTCGAGCTGGGTGCCGGGGGTGAGTTGGTGGTTGCGCGCATTCGTTTGGCGATTGCTTTCCTGCTGTTCCTGCCCCCCATCATCAACACCCTTTCGGGCGGACCGGGCAACGAAAACCTTATCGGTTTCCTCGGCGGCGCGTTCGCCGTGTTTTTGGGGTGCATTTGGTACATGCTGGCACGCGAGCGCGGTCGATTCCCGTGGCTGCCATGGGCCAGTACCACCTATGACATCACCGGCGTGACCTTGTTTCTGTTCCTGCTGTCGCTGCACGACCGGGCGGCCGGGCTCAATAGCTTTGTCATCTGGGAGTTCTATCTCACCAATTTGCTGTTGACCTGCCTGCGCAATGACGCACGTCTGACGCTTTTTGCCGGCGGACTTGCGATCTTGCAATACCTCGCCTTGGCACAATGGATCTTTGCCAACTCGTCGGCTGAGCAGTTGGCGTCCGTCTCTTACGGCACTGCGTTGTGGTCAACGGTCGGCCAGCGCACCGTGGTGCTGCTGGTGGCCACCATCGTCGCTGTGACGACGGTGACACGGATGCACCGGCTGTCAAAAATGTCCGGCACCGACAGTCTCACCGGCATCCCCAATCGGAATTGGTTCTTGCATCAGGCCAAGCAGTTGATCGATAGCGCAATGCGTGCACGCAAGCCTGTATGTATTGCGATCATCGATCTGGATCACTTCAAACGCATCAATGACGAAGTCGGCCATCAGGCCGGCGACGATGCCTTGATCCATGCGGTGTCGGTCATCCACGGCAATGTCACCGCACCGGACACCGTGGGTCGATTGGGCGGCGAAGAATTCGGATTGCTGATTCACGCGGATCTCGAGACCGCGCGGACACGCGTGGACCGCATTCGCGTCGCTTTGGAGCAAAGCCGCTTCCAAACCCCCGGGGCCGAGCAGATCATCCAAGTGACCCTGAGTTCCGGTATCGCGCACTGCGATGCCGACGGTCAGAGCCTCACAAGCTTGATGGGGGTCGCGGATCGGCGGTTGCGCAAGGCCAAGTCGGCCGGCAGGAATTGCGTCCACCACGTGGATTGA
- a CDS encoding aldo/keto reductase: MEYRRLGRAGLKLSALSLGAWLSFGRDSSRGEARNLVAAAWDHGINFFDNAEVYGHGDGERVMGDVIADLRLPRDGFVVSSKAFFGSVADPRPTQRGLSRKHLHDACHDALKRLRVDYLDLYYCHRPDDDVPLEEIVMTMDGLVRQGKVMYWGTSEWPAQRILDALRIADRHGWVGPSVEQPQYNVLVRERFEQEYAQVLRAEGLGATTWSPLASGLLTGKYADGIPEGSRLSKAHNAWLLEDMKNDGRFRMERAAAFAGLARAHDVDPAQLAIAWVLRNPAVTSVILGASSVKQLLDNLKSLACVEKIDASLDAEIRKL, encoded by the coding sequence ATGGAATACCGGCGGCTGGGTCGGGCGGGACTGAAATTATCGGCCCTGTCCCTGGGGGCATGGTTGAGCTTCGGTCGCGACAGTTCGCGTGGCGAGGCGCGCAATCTGGTCGCCGCGGCTTGGGACCACGGCATCAATTTTTTCGACAATGCCGAAGTCTATGGGCATGGCGACGGCGAGCGGGTCATGGGTGATGTCATCGCCGACCTGCGTTTGCCGCGCGACGGCTTCGTTGTGTCAAGCAAGGCGTTCTTCGGATCGGTTGCGGATCCGCGACCGACGCAGCGCGGGCTCTCACGCAAACATCTGCACGATGCCTGTCACGATGCGTTGAAGCGCCTTCGCGTCGATTACCTGGACCTCTATTACTGCCACCGGCCGGACGACGACGTCCCGTTGGAAGAGATCGTCATGACCATGGACGGCTTGGTGCGGCAAGGCAAGGTGATGTACTGGGGGACGTCCGAGTGGCCGGCACAACGCATTCTCGATGCGCTGCGGATTGCCGACCGGCACGGTTGGGTGGGTCCGAGCGTTGAGCAGCCGCAATACAACGTGTTGGTTCGCGAGCGATTCGAGCAGGAGTATGCGCAGGTATTGCGCGCGGAAGGCTTGGGCGCGACGACCTGGTCACCCTTGGCGTCGGGCCTTTTGACCGGCAAATACGCCGATGGGATTCCGGAAGGGTCGCGCCTGTCGAAGGCGCACAACGCATGGTTGTTGGAAGACATGAAAAACGATGGCCGGTTTCGAATGGAGCGCGCGGCCGCCTTTGCCGGTTTGGCGCGCGCGCACGATGTCGATCCCGCCCAATTGGCCATTGCCTGGGTGCTGCGCAACCCGGCAGTGACCAGCGTCATTCTGGGCGCGAGCTCGGTGAAACAACTGCTCGATAACCTGAAATCGCTCGCCTGTGTCGAAAAGATTGATGCGTCATTGGATGCGGAAATCCGCAAGCTCTGA
- a CDS encoding SPFH domain-containing protein — protein sequence MGLSVLTIAIVIAGVILLAKAVRIVPQGWEWTVETFGRYTATLRPGLHLLVPIYQNVGRKINMMEQVMDVPSQDVITKDNAVVKVDGVVFFQVLDAAKAAYEVAQLEVAILNLVMTNIRTSIGSMDLDESLSKRDEINSKVLMAVDAATHPWGMKVNRIELKDIQPPRDLVESMARQMKAEREKRANILEAEGLRQSEILRAEGEKQGAILSAEGRKESAYREAEARERLAEAEARATQMVSDAIAGGNVQAINYFIAQKYIEAFKSLAEAPNQKFVMMPMESTAMLGSLAGIGELAKEALNQHKVK from the coding sequence ATGGGTCTTTCCGTTTTGACCATTGCGATCGTCATCGCCGGCGTCATTCTGCTGGCGAAGGCGGTTCGGATTGTGCCGCAGGGCTGGGAATGGACGGTGGAGACGTTTGGTCGCTACACGGCCACCTTGCGCCCCGGTTTGCATTTGCTCGTACCCATTTATCAGAACGTCGGTCGCAAGATCAATATGATGGAACAGGTGATGGACGTGCCGAGCCAGGACGTCATTACCAAGGACAACGCTGTCGTCAAAGTCGACGGCGTCGTGTTTTTCCAAGTGCTCGACGCGGCTAAAGCCGCTTACGAAGTCGCGCAACTGGAAGTAGCCATTCTGAATTTGGTCATGACCAACATCCGTACTTCGATCGGTTCGATGGACCTCGACGAGTCGTTGTCCAAGCGTGACGAAATCAATTCGAAAGTGCTGATGGCGGTGGATGCCGCGACCCATCCCTGGGGCATGAAGGTGAACCGGATTGAGTTAAAGGACATCCAACCCCCGCGCGACCTGGTCGAATCCATGGCCCGGCAGATGAAGGCCGAACGCGAAAAGCGCGCCAACATTCTCGAAGCGGAAGGTTTGCGCCAATCCGAAATCCTGCGTGCCGAAGGTGAGAAGCAAGGTGCGATCCTGTCGGCAGAAGGCCGCAAAGAGTCGGCCTATCGTGAGGCCGAGGCGCGCGAGCGTTTGGCAGAGGCAGAAGCGCGTGCGACGCAAATGGTCTCCGACGCCATTGCCGGCGGCAATGTCCAAGCGATCAACTACTTCATCGCACAAAAATACATCGAGGCCTTCAAGTCTCTGGCGGAAGCGCCGAACCAGAAGTTCGTGATGATGCCCATGGAATCGACCGCGATGCTTGGCAGTTTGGCCGGCATCGGCGAGTTGGCCAAAGAAGCCCTGAACCAACACAAGGTGAAATGA
- a CDS encoding NfeD family protein — MRPELVTWGVIALALLAAEAFAPGAFMLWLGFAAAIVFILLLLAPLPIVAQVSIFVVLGFVFAIVYRKYFRKDKAPTDQPGLNRRADQLVGQILHVPAGIRDGQGQVQIADALWRVRGDDVPPGTRVRVVRTDGLELFVESE; from the coding sequence ATGCGTCCCGAATTGGTTACGTGGGGTGTGATCGCACTGGCATTGCTTGCCGCCGAAGCGTTCGCACCCGGTGCCTTCATGCTTTGGCTCGGCTTCGCCGCGGCTATTGTCTTCATTCTGCTGTTGCTGGCGCCGCTGCCGATCGTCGCGCAGGTGAGCATTTTCGTCGTGCTCGGCTTTGTGTTCGCGATTGTTTACCGGAAATATTTCCGCAAGGACAAAGCGCCCACCGATCAACCCGGCCTCAATCGTCGCGCCGATCAATTGGTCGGGCAAATTCTTCACGTCCCGGCCGGCATTCGCGACGGTCAAGGTCAGGTGCAAATCGCCGATGCACTGTGGCGCGTGCGTGGCGACGACGTGCCGCCGGGCACACGGGTGCGTGTGGTACGCACCGACGGTCTCGAGCTTTTCGTCGAGTCCGAATAA
- the gcvT gene encoding glycine cleavage system aminomethyltransferase GcvT, whose product MTDKTVLNETHRAMGAKMVDFGGWDMPIHYGSQIDEHHVVRTDAGMFDVSHMTVVDLEGARVREFLRRLVANSVDKLKVEGKALYTAMLNPQGGVIDDLIIYFMREDWFRLVVNAATREKDLAWINEQAKAFDVKVSERPEFGMVAVQGPNARERVSGLLQESDRARIGKLGRFAAGEATTLDGTKVFIARTGYTGEDGFEIIVPAGETVAFWNALHAAGVKPAGLGARDTLRLEAGMNLYGQDMDDTVSPYEAALGWTVALDEGRDFIGREVLERQAAEGAPRQMIALVMDDKGVLRHGQRVLTASGEGEILSGTFSPTIGKAIAFARVPTGALGDVRVDIRGKEVPVRVVKFPFVREGKIADGIA is encoded by the coding sequence ATGACTGATAAAACCGTTCTCAACGAAACCCATCGCGCCATGGGCGCGAAAATGGTCGATTTCGGCGGCTGGGACATGCCGATCCATTACGGCTCGCAAATCGACGAGCATCATGTGGTGCGTACCGATGCCGGCATGTTCGACGTGTCGCACATGACGGTAGTGGATTTGGAAGGCGCACGCGTCCGCGAATTCCTGCGCCGGCTGGTGGCGAATTCGGTCGACAAGCTCAAAGTCGAGGGCAAGGCGCTCTATACGGCCATGTTGAATCCACAAGGCGGCGTGATCGACGATCTCATCATTTATTTCATGCGCGAGGATTGGTTCCGTTTGGTGGTGAACGCCGCTACCCGCGAAAAAGACCTTGCATGGATCAATGAGCAGGCAAAAGCCTTTGACGTCAAAGTGTCCGAACGCCCCGAGTTCGGCATGGTCGCCGTGCAAGGACCGAATGCACGTGAGCGCGTCTCCGGCCTGTTGCAAGAATCCGACCGCGCACGAATTGGTAAGTTGGGAAGATTTGCCGCCGGAGAAGCCACCACCCTGGATGGCACCAAGGTGTTCATTGCGCGCACCGGTTACACCGGAGAGGACGGTTTCGAAATCATCGTGCCGGCCGGTGAAACGGTGGCGTTCTGGAACGCGTTGCATGCTGCGGGCGTCAAGCCGGCAGGTTTGGGCGCGCGCGATACCTTGCGTCTCGAAGCCGGTATGAATCTCTACGGACAAGACATGGACGACACCGTGTCGCCCTACGAAGCGGCACTGGGTTGGACCGTCGCTTTGGACGAAGGTCGTGACTTCATCGGACGCGAGGTGCTTGAACGGCAGGCGGCGGAAGGTGCACCGCGACAAATGATCGCACTTGTGATGGACGACAAAGGCGTCCTGCGCCATGGCCAACGGGTACTGACGGCAAGTGGCGAAGGAGAAATCCTTTCAGGCACCTTCTCCCCGACGATCGGAAAGGCGATCGCGTTTGCGCGTGTTCCGACCGGCGCGCTGGGCGATGTGCGCGTCGATATTCGCGGCAAAGAAGTGCCGGTTCGCGTGGTCAAATTCCCGTTCGTGCGTGAAGGCAAAATCGCCGACGGCATCGCTTAG
- the gcvH gene encoding glycine cleavage system protein GcvH, with amino-acid sequence MSAEIPGDLKFLKSHEWVRVEGDGRATIGISDHAQGLLGDLVYVELPEVGDEVVAGTACAVVESVKAASDVYAPVSGKVVEVNAALADAPETINEDAFGDGWLFVVELSDAAQADELLSPDDYQQLVDDEDH; translated from the coding sequence ATGAGTGCTGAAATTCCCGGTGATTTGAAATTCCTGAAGTCGCACGAGTGGGTGCGTGTCGAAGGCGATGGCCGTGCCACGATCGGCATTTCCGACCACGCCCAAGGTCTGCTCGGTGATCTGGTCTACGTCGAGTTGCCGGAAGTTGGCGACGAAGTCGTCGCCGGCACCGCCTGTGCGGTGGTGGAGTCGGTCAAAGCGGCGTCTGATGTCTACGCGCCGGTCAGCGGCAAAGTCGTCGAGGTCAACGCCGCGTTGGCTGACGCGCCGGAAACCATCAACGAAGACGCGTTTGGTGACGGTTGGTTGTTCGTTGTCGAGTTGAGCGACGCGGCGCAAGCGGATGAATTGTTGTCGCCCGACGACTATCAACAACTGGTCGATGACGAAGATCATTGA
- a CDS encoding serine hydrolase domain-containing protein — MTIPNSNAFRHRNRFTRVLIGTGVALLPTLIGAAQPQSSGWQSRDPAQQVQASTSGSHSGQIVRPSAPINSMSTVQGVDYREIDRYANSLVAGQRVPGLAIAVVRNGRIEFMKGYGITDTSRPEPVDTHTVFRLASLSKSFASALASLLVQQGRIHWNDGVTRWVPSFRLPTQSATDRVTVENLVSQSVGLPKNAFDRDIEANLDYPSAVAKLATVNMKCAPGDCYSYQNVAFSLIGDVVFAATGNFYPEAVERLIFKPLGMNDASYGLGGIQASPRWARPHVGRAGAWRSLTPKPTYYRLAPAAGVNASISDMAQWMIAQTGHRTDVLPENVLDNMHSAKVKSPTELRGSSWRRGRLNDASYGLGWRVYNYAGHRVIFHGGAVEGYRGAMALVPERDLGLVILWNSSSSLPSGLMPTIVDRALNIPGLPWLPKEITGLGEQTVPADLSAPDPEGND; from the coding sequence ATGACCATACCGAATTCGAACGCATTCCGTCATCGCAATCGTTTCACCCGCGTTCTAATCGGCACCGGTGTCGCTCTGTTGCCCACCCTGATCGGTGCGGCGCAACCGCAATCCAGCGGCTGGCAATCGCGCGATCCGGCGCAGCAGGTTCAAGCTTCCACATCTGGCAGTCATAGCGGCCAAATTGTTCGCCCTTCCGCACCGATCAATTCGATGTCCACTGTTCAAGGTGTCGACTATCGTGAGATCGACCGCTACGCGAATTCATTGGTCGCCGGACAACGCGTGCCGGGGCTTGCGATCGCGGTCGTTCGTAACGGCAGAATCGAATTCATGAAAGGCTACGGGATCACTGATACATCGCGCCCCGAGCCGGTCGACACCCACACGGTGTTTCGTTTGGCTTCCTTGTCGAAATCATTTGCAAGCGCCTTGGCCTCACTGCTAGTGCAACAGGGCCGTATTCATTGGAACGACGGCGTGACCCGCTGGGTGCCGTCCTTCCGACTGCCAACGCAATCGGCGACCGACCGGGTCACGGTTGAAAACCTGGTCAGCCAAAGTGTCGGATTGCCGAAGAACGCCTTCGATCGTGATATCGAAGCCAACCTCGACTACCCCTCCGCTGTCGCCAAGCTCGCCACGGTCAATATGAAGTGTGCGCCCGGCGACTGCTATTCCTATCAAAACGTGGCATTCAGTTTGATTGGCGACGTGGTCTTTGCCGCTACCGGCAATTTTTATCCCGAAGCGGTGGAACGATTGATTTTCAAACCGCTTGGCATGAATGATGCGAGCTACGGGCTCGGTGGCATCCAAGCCAGTCCGCGTTGGGCGCGCCCGCACGTTGGACGCGCGGGCGCTTGGCGATCATTGACACCCAAGCCCACGTACTACCGGCTCGCACCTGCCGCGGGTGTCAACGCCAGCATCTCCGACATGGCGCAGTGGATGATCGCCCAAACCGGTCATCGCACCGATGTCCTGCCGGAAAACGTGCTCGACAACATGCACTCCGCCAAAGTGAAGTCGCCGACGGAACTGCGTGGCTCGAGTTGGCGTCGCGGACGCTTGAATGATGCGAGCTACGGTCTGGGCTGGCGCGTGTATAACTACGCCGGTCATCGGGTGATTTTCCACGGCGGTGCTGTCGAAGGGTATCGCGGCGCCATGGCGCTGGTGCCCGAGCGTGATCTCGGATTGGTCATTCTCTGGAACAGCTCGAGCAGTTTGCCGAGCGGGCTGATGCCGACCATCGTCGACCGGGCATTGAACATCCCGGGGCTGCCCTGGCTACCCAAAGAAATCACCGGCCTTGGCGAACAAACAGTTCCGGCAGACCTGTCGGCGCCCGACCCCGAAGGCAACGATTGA
- a CDS encoding LemA family protein, whose product MVSVLIFLAVLALIGFWLMGMYNGLVTARNFFKNQFAQIDVQLQRRFDLIPNLVETAKGYMSHERETLEAVISARSAAQSGLAAAKANPGDPEAMAQLAAAQNQLNSGLGRLLAVAEAYPDLKANQNMMQLTEELTSTENKVAFARQAYNDAVTTYNNKREVFPSSLVAGMFGFAPAALLDIAEDKREQVREAPKVSF is encoded by the coding sequence ATGGTTAGTGTGTTGATTTTCTTGGCCGTCTTGGCCCTGATCGGCTTCTGGCTGATGGGCATGTACAACGGATTGGTCACCGCGCGCAATTTCTTCAAGAACCAGTTTGCGCAAATCGATGTGCAACTCCAGCGCCGTTTCGATCTCATTCCGAATTTGGTCGAAACCGCCAAGGGCTATATGAGCCACGAGCGCGAAACGCTGGAGGCCGTCATCTCGGCGCGCAGTGCGGCGCAGTCGGGATTGGCAGCTGCCAAAGCCAACCCGGGTGATCCGGAAGCGATGGCGCAACTGGCCGCGGCGCAAAACCAATTGAATAGCGGACTGGGCCGGTTGCTTGCCGTTGCTGAAGCCTATCCGGATCTGAAGGCCAATCAGAACATGATGCAGCTCACCGAGGAACTCACCAGCACCGAAAACAAGGTCGCGTTTGCACGTCAGGCCTACAACGACGCCGTCACGACATATAACAACAAGCGCGAAGTGTTCCCGAGCAGCCTTGTGGCGGGCATGTTCGGCTTCGCACCCGCGGCGTTGCTGGATATTGCCGAAGACAAGCGCGAGCAAGTGCGCGAAGCACCCAAGGTGAGTTTCTGA
- a CDS encoding M48 family metallopeptidase gives MNFFEHQAAARSRSRRLIFLFVLAVLGVVFAVDACVLLLTARSGDGASLAATLVWPTLLTLAVIGLASLYKVTALKSGGGEEVARGLGGVPVAENTADPKLMRLRNVVEEMSIASGVPMPKLYVLEEDAGINAFAAGYSPADAVVAVTRGALDRLNRDELQGVIAHEFSHVLNGDMRINIRLIGVLFGIMVISLIGRKVLFHGASFSGGSRRSNGMGMALVIGIAALVIGSVGMFFARMIKAGVSRQREALADASAVQFTRQTQGLAGALKKIAGLDAGSTLARKAEAEEVSHMLFGNGLGFSGLFATHPPILERIKTLEPSFGTAQLDGLKQQWRQRPPNGMEEDRQLGIAGSVPAARDLSSPVDVLPASVSGQVGHPGLDDYARADVILAEMPEVLRELARDREQVRPLLASLLLGNEEDQLEARHALVAHYMDEADAESTWRIHTQLVADLHPALRLPLAMLAFPTLRQFPRPDIENFIEMADALIHADARVTLFEYCLGILLQKQVREALDPGNHAQMGRLKTQGVKDEFITLLRVVAHAGARDQQEAQRAFQAGLANVVQREVIEYVPPADDYAQLDSIWPRLDALDPLAKQVVVESMTAAIGFDGRVTIAEAELLRTLCAVLHCPLPPMLNRQP, from the coding sequence ATGAATTTTTTTGAACACCAGGCGGCGGCGCGCTCGCGCAGCCGCCGTCTGATTTTTTTGTTTGTTCTGGCCGTGCTCGGCGTTGTGTTCGCCGTGGACGCCTGTGTTTTGTTGTTGACGGCGCGCTCGGGCGACGGTGCAAGTCTTGCGGCAACCCTCGTTTGGCCGACCTTGCTGACTTTGGCCGTCATCGGGTTGGCAAGCCTTTACAAAGTCACTGCCCTGAAATCCGGTGGCGGTGAGGAAGTCGCGCGCGGATTGGGCGGTGTCCCTGTCGCGGAAAATACCGCGGATCCGAAGTTGATGCGACTGCGCAACGTGGTTGAAGAAATGTCGATCGCGTCCGGCGTGCCGATGCCGAAACTTTACGTGTTGGAAGAAGACGCCGGCATCAATGCGTTCGCCGCGGGTTATTCGCCGGCGGATGCCGTCGTCGCGGTCACCCGCGGCGCCTTGGACCGCTTGAACCGGGACGAATTGCAAGGCGTGATCGCTCACGAGTTCAGCCATGTGTTGAACGGCGACATGCGGATCAACATTCGATTGATCGGGGTGTTGTTCGGGATCATGGTGATCAGCTTGATCGGGCGGAAAGTCCTCTTTCATGGGGCGAGCTTCAGTGGCGGAAGCCGTCGCAGTAATGGCATGGGCATGGCGCTTGTCATTGGTATCGCGGCACTTGTCATCGGTTCGGTGGGCATGTTTTTCGCGCGCATGATCAAGGCCGGTGTGAGTCGACAGCGCGAAGCCTTGGCCGACGCCTCCGCCGTGCAGTTCACCCGCCAAACCCAAGGCTTGGCCGGTGCGCTGAAAAAAATTGCCGGGTTGGATGCGGGATCGACCTTGGCGCGCAAGGCCGAGGCCGAGGAAGTCAGCCACATGCTGTTCGGCAACGGTCTCGGATTCTCGGGACTGTTCGCCACGCATCCGCCGATCCTCGAGCGCATCAAAACCTTGGAACCCTCGTTTGGGACAGCGCAACTCGACGGCTTGAAGCAGCAATGGCGGCAACGGCCGCCGAACGGGATGGAAGAAGACCGCCAGTTGGGCATCGCGGGGTCGGTGCCTGCTGCGCGCGATTTGTCGTCGCCCGTGGATGTGTTGCCGGCCTCTGTTTCAGGGCAGGTTGGCCATCCGGGACTCGACGACTATGCACGCGCCGATGTCATCCTGGCCGAAATGCCGGAAGTGCTGCGCGAACTCGCGCGTGACCGGGAACAGGTCCGACCGCTGCTGGCGAGCCTGCTGTTGGGCAACGAAGAAGACCAGTTGGAAGCGCGTCATGCCTTGGTCGCGCACTACATGGACGAGGCCGATGCCGAATCGACTTGGCGAATTCACACCCAGCTCGTGGCGGACTTGCATCCGGCACTTCGATTGCCCTTGGCCATGCTGGCGTTTCCGACGCTCAGGCAATTTCCACGCCCGGACATCGAAAATTTCATTGAGATGGCAGACGCATTGATCCATGCCGATGCCCGCGTCACTTTGTTCGAATACTGCCTTGGCATCCTGTTGCAAAAACAGGTTCGCGAGGCGCTGGACCCTGGCAATCACGCGCAGATGGGTCGCCTGAAAACACAGGGCGTCAAAGACGAATTCATCACCTTGTTGCGGGTCGTGGCGCATGCCGGCGCGCGGGATCAGCAAGAAGCGCAACGTGCTTTCCAAGCTGGCCTTGCCAACGTGGTGCAACGCGAAGTAATCGAATACGTGCCGCCCGCCGACGACTATGCACAGCTGGATTCAATCTGGCCACGTCTCGATGCGCTGGATCCGTTGGCCAAGCAGGTCGTCGTTGAGTCGATGACTGCCGCGATTGGATTTGATGGACGTGTCACGATTGCCGAGGCGGAGTTGTTGCGAACCTTGTGTGCGGTCTTGCATTGTCCTTTGCCACCGATGTTGAATCGTCAGCCCTGA
- a CDS encoding NTP/NDP exchange transporter gives MTTETSNARRVRSGEMTATILSSAYFFFILCAYYVIRPLREQLSAAVGSTQLPWFYGATFVATLALTPLFAYVVSRWPRRIVVPVTFAFFMACLLAFYPFFLKVDMLGPKTLGTVFFVWVSVFNLFIVSVFWSFMTDIWNNAQARRLFPIIGISGTLGAIAGPVLTRTLVPVIGVAPLLLVSVALLGGGLACVLMLGRWAKHAQPEQQHEAERAMGGSMWEGLRQIFANPFMRTMAILMILGDMIGTIAYALVIDYSKATFGSDAVARTAFAADMDIATNVLQVVVQLTLTRFILARFGAPWVIAIWASAGVSVCLATAFSPDATTPVIGAMPWVALMLIVTRGLVYGMFSPAKESLFTKVPRSLRYKGKNATETAVWRAGDVISALVVNALNASKASVAVFALIGGSAIAASGVITWRLARRVEGGAFDPVTKNAQTTS, from the coding sequence ATGACAACGGAAACCTCAAACGCACGACGCGTGCGCAGCGGTGAGATGACCGCCACGATTCTTTCCTCGGCATACTTTTTCTTCATCCTGTGCGCTTACTACGTGATCCGCCCGCTGCGTGAGCAACTCTCTGCGGCAGTCGGGTCGACGCAGCTTCCGTGGTTCTATGGCGCGACGTTTGTTGCCACCTTGGCGTTGACGCCGTTGTTTGCTTACGTCGTCTCGCGTTGGCCTCGCCGCATTGTGGTTCCGGTGACCTTCGCCTTCTTCATGGCCTGCTTGCTGGCGTTCTATCCGTTTTTTCTGAAGGTCGACATGCTCGGACCGAAAACATTGGGGACGGTGTTTTTCGTTTGGGTGAGCGTTTTCAATCTTTTCATCGTGTCGGTTTTTTGGAGTTTTATGACTGACATCTGGAACAACGCGCAAGCCCGGCGCTTGTTCCCGATCATCGGTATCAGCGGCACCTTGGGCGCGATTGCAGGTCCGGTGTTGACGCGAACCTTGGTCCCGGTGATCGGCGTCGCCCCTTTGCTGTTGGTCTCGGTGGCGTTGCTCGGGGGCGGTCTGGCATGCGTCTTGATGTTGGGGCGATGGGCCAAACACGCGCAACCTGAGCAGCAACACGAAGCAGAGCGAGCCATGGGTGGCAGCATGTGGGAAGGTCTGCGGCAAATCTTCGCGAATCCTTTCATGCGCACGATGGCGATCCTGATGATCTTGGGCGACATGATCGGCACGATCGCCTACGCATTGGTCATCGACTATTCGAAAGCCACGTTCGGAAGCGACGCGGTTGCGCGCACGGCATTCGCCGCAGACATGGACATCGCCACCAATGTCTTGCAAGTGGTCGTGCAGCTCACGCTAACCCGCTTCATCCTTGCGCGCTTCGGCGCACCATGGGTCATTGCGATTTGGGCGTCCGCAGGGGTGTCGGTGTGTTTGGCGACGGCGTTCTCGCCCGATGCGACCACGCCGGTCATCGGCGCCATGCCATGGGTCGCGCTGATGTTGATCGTAACCCGCGGCCTGGTGTACGGCATGTTCTCGCCCGCCAAAGAATCGCTGTTCACCAAGGTGCCGCGCAGCCTGCGTTACAAAGGCAAAAACGCGACGGAGACCGCCGTGTGGCGCGCCGGCGATGTGATTTCCGCGCTGGTTGTGAATGCCCTCAATGCGTCGAAGGCGAGCGTCGCCGTATTCGCACTCATCGGCGGCAGTGCGATTGCGGCCTCGGGCGTCATCACTTGGCGACTGGCGCGACGCGTCGAAGGTGGCGCTTTCGACCCGGTTACAAAGAACGCGCAGACGACTTCTTGA